In Parasphingorhabdus halotolerans, a single window of DNA contains:
- a CDS encoding amidohydrolase family protein: MKYHLVATLAALSLSGAAFAQDSTSEKPKEEKWDVNAPKGATIKQVPINVDEGSWMDVDLSPDGGTIAFNLLGDIYTMPASGGAATRIAEGLAWEVQPRFSPDGTRIAFTSDRGGGDNIWIMNRDGSDKKQVTKEDFRLLNQPSWSPDGRYIVAKKHFTTGRSLGTGEVWVYHVSGGGGVALVKKPNEKHQKELGEPIYAPDGKSVYFTRNITPGGQFIYAQDSNTDLFNIEEYNLETGETTTAVSGYGGSVRPAPSPDGKKIAFVRRERAKSKLYVKDLVTGKEQKIYDDLDQDVQETWAVTGVYPNMDWTPDSRSIVVWARGKIRKVAADGSSSSIIPFQINDTRGVANAPHPQIEVAPDSFTAKMPRFAKVSPDGRNVVFESLGKLYTKSMSGGGEKRLTNSGDDRELFPSWSRDGRSIVFVSWTDAGLGQIKTVGASGGSPRTVTNRPGHYSRPQFSPDGNMIVFEMGGGGYLTSPDYSLDSGVYRVAASGGAPVRVAKGPAAPQYGATSDRIFMIDNEEDKRILVSTDLNGEARRTHATGELTNDYIVSPDGQYLAFRQNYQAFVVPLLPGTQAVAVAPDSKSLPVTKVSKDGAEYIHWSQDGKQVHWSLGPTVFSARTDALFPNAPAAKDAPKFQPPTLGVSLTRTVRAAKPSGTVALVGARVVTMAGDDGGTIDDGVIVLRGDRITTVGKRGEIAIPAGANVIDVAGKTIIPGLIDAHAHGAQGADEIVPQQNWSLIQNLALGTTTIHDPSSRASEIFVAAEMQRAGELVGPRIFSTGEIVYGAKAADVYAQIENLDDALAHVRRLKAQGGSSVKNYNQPRREQRQQVVEAARQENMLVVAEGGSLFGMDMALVADGNSTLEHNVPLEIFYNDVVQFFSQSQTNYTPTIVVSYGGLAGDPYWRQATDVFAHPLLVHTPPKRLAADTVRRTKAPDEDFVDDDNAREAKKLADAGVMVSIGAHGQQAGIGSHWELWSFVRGGMSPLGALKAGTINSAKSLGMDKDIGSLEVGKLADLLVLDADPTADIRNSDKIHRVMLGGRMYDPLTMNEVVTGTKKRVPYWWE; the protein is encoded by the coding sequence ATGAAATATCATCTGGTAGCCACGCTCGCCGCTCTTTCCTTGTCCGGGGCAGCATTTGCGCAGGACTCGACAAGCGAGAAACCCAAAGAAGAAAAATGGGATGTGAACGCACCAAAGGGCGCGACAATCAAACAAGTGCCGATCAATGTTGATGAAGGCAGCTGGATGGATGTTGATTTGAGCCCCGATGGCGGCACGATTGCATTCAATTTGCTCGGTGATATTTACACCATGCCTGCGTCCGGAGGTGCCGCGACCCGCATTGCCGAGGGTTTGGCCTGGGAAGTTCAACCCCGTTTTTCGCCTGACGGCACGCGGATTGCCTTTACCTCGGATCGTGGCGGCGGCGACAATATCTGGATCATGAACCGCGACGGCAGCGATAAAAAGCAGGTGACCAAGGAAGATTTTCGTCTGCTCAATCAGCCGAGCTGGAGTCCGGATGGCCGCTATATTGTTGCCAAGAAACATTTTACCACCGGGCGTTCCTTGGGAACCGGTGAAGTCTGGGTTTATCATGTGTCAGGCGGTGGCGGGGTGGCGCTGGTCAAAAAACCCAACGAGAAGCACCAGAAAGAACTCGGCGAGCCGATCTATGCGCCCGATGGCAAATCAGTTTACTTCACTCGGAACATAACGCCCGGCGGACAATTTATTTATGCGCAGGACAGCAATACGGACCTTTTCAATATCGAAGAATATAATCTGGAAACCGGCGAGACGACGACGGCTGTTTCCGGCTACGGCGGATCGGTGCGACCCGCGCCTTCTCCCGATGGCAAGAAAATCGCCTTTGTTCGGCGCGAGCGGGCGAAGTCGAAGCTTTATGTAAAAGACCTCGTGACCGGTAAAGAGCAGAAAATATACGACGATCTCGATCAGGATGTGCAGGAAACCTGGGCTGTCACCGGCGTATACCCTAATATGGATTGGACGCCGGATAGTCGCAGCATTGTCGTCTGGGCGCGCGGGAAAATCCGCAAAGTGGCAGCTGATGGAAGCAGTTCCTCAATCATCCCGTTCCAGATCAACGACACGCGCGGCGTCGCCAATGCGCCGCACCCGCAAATCGAAGTCGCGCCCGATAGCTTCACCGCAAAAATGCCGCGCTTTGCCAAAGTGTCTCCTGACGGTCGCAATGTGGTGTTCGAGAGTCTCGGCAAGCTTTATACAAAATCCATGTCTGGCGGCGGCGAGAAACGCCTGACCAATAGCGGCGATGATCGCGAGTTGTTTCCGTCATGGTCGCGCGATGGTCGGAGTATTGTGTTTGTTAGCTGGACCGATGCTGGATTGGGGCAGATCAAAACGGTTGGCGCTTCTGGTGGTTCGCCGCGAACGGTTACCAACCGGCCCGGCCATTATTCCCGTCCGCAATTTTCGCCCGATGGCAATATGATTGTGTTTGAAATGGGTGGCGGTGGTTATCTCACCTCGCCGGATTATTCGTTAGACTCAGGTGTTTACCGTGTTGCCGCATCAGGCGGTGCGCCGGTGCGTGTTGCCAAAGGCCCGGCAGCTCCCCAATATGGCGCGACCAGCGACCGGATATTCATGATCGACAATGAGGAAGACAAGCGCATTCTTGTCAGCACGGATCTGAATGGTGAGGCCAGGCGCACCCATGCAACTGGCGAACTGACCAATGATTATATCGTTTCTCCCGATGGGCAATATCTCGCGTTTCGGCAAAATTACCAGGCATTTGTCGTCCCGCTGCTGCCCGGCACACAGGCTGTGGCCGTTGCGCCAGATAGCAAATCGCTGCCGGTAACCAAGGTTAGCAAAGATGGCGCGGAGTATATTCATTGGTCGCAGGATGGCAAGCAGGTCCATTGGAGCCTCGGACCAACGGTGTTCAGTGCGCGGACCGATGCTTTATTTCCAAACGCCCCAGCGGCGAAAGATGCGCCGAAGTTTCAACCACCGACATTAGGTGTTTCTCTGACCCGCACCGTTCGGGCAGCTAAACCAAGCGGAACCGTAGCGCTGGTCGGGGCGCGGGTTGTGACGATGGCAGGCGATGATGGTGGAACTATTGATGACGGTGTTATCGTGTTGCGCGGCGACCGGATAACGACGGTCGGGAAGCGCGGAGAGATCGCGATTCCAGCTGGTGCGAATGTTATCGACGTCGCCGGAAAGACAATAATCCCCGGTTTGATTGATGCCCATGCCCACGGCGCGCAGGGGGCAGATGAAATTGTCCCGCAACAAAACTGGTCGCTGATCCAGAATCTGGCATTGGGAACGACGACAATCCACGATCCATCGAGCCGCGCCAGTGAGATTTTTGTCGCTGCTGAAATGCAGCGGGCCGGGGAGCTAGTGGGACCGCGTATATTCTCGACTGGCGAGATTGTGTATGGAGCAAAAGCGGCCGATGTTTACGCCCAGATCGAAAATTTGGATGATGCACTGGCCCATGTGCGCCGCTTGAAAGCGCAAGGCGGTAGCAGTGTGAAAAACTACAACCAGCCGCGTCGCGAACAGCGCCAGCAAGTTGTCGAGGCTGCGCGCCAGGAAAATATGTTGGTGGTTGCCGAAGGCGGATCTTTGTTCGGCATGGATATGGCGCTGGTTGCCGATGGCAATTCTACGCTTGAGCATAATGTGCCGCTGGAGATTTTCTACAACGATGTTGTGCAATTTTTCTCGCAGTCGCAGACCAATTACACGCCGACGATTGTCGTCAGCTACGGTGGCCTCGCAGGTGACCCCTATTGGCGACAGGCGACTGATGTGTTCGCGCATCCGCTGCTGGTTCACACACCGCCAAAACGGCTGGCGGCGGATACGGTGCGCCGTACCAAAGCGCCTGACGAGGATTTCGTTGACGATGATAACGCTCGGGAAGCGAAAAAGCTTGCCGACGCGGGTGTGATGGTGTCAATCGGGGCTCACGGTCAACAGGCGGGCATCGGTTCGCATTGGGAGCTTTGGTCGTTTGTGCGCGGCGGTATGTCGCCATTGGGGGCTCTAAAGGCGGGCACGATAAACTCGGCAAAATCGCTTGGTATGGACAAGGATATTGGTTCGCTTGAAGTTGGAAAGCTGGCCGATTTACTTGTGTTGGATGCAGACCCGACTGCCGATATCCGCAACAGTGACAAGATCCACCGAGTCATGCTGGGTGGCCGAATGTACGATCCACTAACAATGAACGAGGTGGTTACGGGTACCAAAAAGCGCGTACCGTATTGGTGGGAATGA
- a CDS encoding M1 family metallopeptidase, whose protein sequence is MKSIAYAASVLFLIHAGTGAMAAERAIPAPVLTTPEALDEWTYAKPQEARVTHVALDLVADFENKRVYGTATLDIDALPDANSVVLDDAGMIIQSVTAADGRVLEWAIGVRDKLLGAPLEIKLDGARQLTIRYVSAPDAAALQWLPKEATAGGRQPFLFSQGQSIVNRTWIPTQDSPGIRQTWSARITVPDGVIPVMSGLSLSEKGVATGDGRKSYRFEMNNPVPPYLVALAIGDLEFRKLGPRSGVYAEPEIVEQAAAEFGDVEKMIDAAEALYGPYRWGRYDMLVLPPSFPYGGMENPNMTFLTPTLITGDRSNTDVVAHELAHSWSGNLVTNATWKDGWLNEGFTTYFENRIMEAVYGEERAAMYADLDYEEMQAIIQKTGPTSSATQLHADPSDGPARIQYFKGATFLRTIEQTVGRAKWDAYLKSYFDRHAFQPQTTAGFLADLRKNLVKGDDALEQKLQIDRWAYQPGLPDNAIAPQSATLAAVDETLALFNAGGAVQDVNVTGWSTQQWLRFLRGLPREQSAMRLAELDDGLNLSRSANAYVQSAWFEIAIANRYDPAVPAIKDYLKDIGRILLLRPVYAALLQQGDWGRPVAEGSYATAKPGYHPLTQKVVEGMLKPE, encoded by the coding sequence GACTTTGAGAACAAGCGAGTTTACGGCACCGCAACTTTGGATATTGACGCGCTGCCGGATGCGAATTCTGTTGTGCTCGATGATGCCGGCATGATCATTCAGAGCGTCACCGCCGCCGACGGGCGTGTTCTTGAATGGGCAATCGGCGTGCGCGACAAGCTCTTGGGTGCGCCGCTCGAAATCAAGCTTGATGGTGCCAGGCAATTAACCATCCGTTATGTTTCCGCGCCCGATGCAGCGGCCCTGCAATGGCTTCCGAAAGAGGCAACAGCGGGCGGACGTCAGCCGTTTTTGTTCAGCCAGGGGCAGTCGATTGTCAACCGGACATGGATTCCGACACAAGATAGCCCGGGCATCCGGCAAACATGGTCCGCGCGGATCACCGTGCCGGACGGCGTCATTCCTGTGATGAGCGGGCTGAGTCTGTCAGAAAAAGGTGTCGCAACCGGAGACGGGCGCAAAAGCTACCGCTTTGAAATGAATAATCCGGTGCCGCCGTATCTTGTCGCGCTGGCCATCGGTGATCTTGAATTTCGCAAACTTGGCCCGCGTTCCGGTGTTTATGCCGAACCAGAGATTGTCGAGCAGGCCGCTGCAGAATTTGGTGACGTCGAAAAGATGATCGATGCCGCCGAAGCGCTTTATGGGCCTTATCGCTGGGGACGCTATGATATGCTCGTATTGCCACCGAGTTTTCCGTATGGCGGGATGGAAAATCCCAATATGACGTTCCTGACACCGACTTTGATAACCGGTGATCGCTCCAACACGGATGTCGTTGCCCATGAACTGGCACATAGCTGGTCTGGCAATCTTGTCACCAACGCGACGTGGAAAGACGGTTGGCTGAATGAGGGTTTTACGACCTATTTCGAGAACCGGATCATGGAAGCGGTCTACGGGGAAGAGCGCGCGGCCATGTATGCCGATCTTGATTACGAAGAGATGCAGGCGATCATACAAAAGACCGGGCCAACGTCCAGCGCAACGCAATTGCACGCCGATCCCAGCGATGGTCCGGCGCGCATTCAATATTTCAAGGGCGCGACTTTTCTGCGCACCATAGAGCAGACCGTCGGGCGAGCCAAATGGGATGCTTATCTAAAATCCTATTTTGACCGGCATGCTTTTCAACCGCAAACTACGGCCGGGTTTCTCGCCGACCTGCGGAAAAATCTGGTCAAGGGCGATGATGCACTGGAGCAAAAGTTGCAGATCGACCGGTGGGCCTATCAGCCGGGTCTGCCAGACAACGCGATCGCTCCGCAATCGGCAACGCTGGCGGCGGTTGATGAAACACTTGCGCTTTTCAATGCTGGCGGGGCGGTACAAGATGTCAATGTGACCGGATGGAGCACCCAGCAATGGCTGCGGTTCTTGCGCGGTCTGCCGAGAGAACAAAGCGCTATGCGCCTTGCAGAGCTGGATGATGGACTGAACCTCTCGCGCTCCGCCAATGCTTACGTGCAATCCGCATGGTTCGAAATCGCGATTGCCAATCGCTATGATCCAGCGGTTCCGGCGATAAAGGATTACCTTAAGGATATCGGTAGAATCCTGCTGCTACGACCTGTCTACGCAGCGTTGTTGCAGCAAGGAGATTGGGGTCGTCCGGTTGCCGAGGGCTCCTATGCCACCGCCAAACCGGGCTATCATCCGCTGACACAAAAGGTGGTCGAAGGGATGCTCAAACCGGAATAG